Part of the Streptomyces sp. RFCAC02 genome is shown below.
GGGGCCGTGCAGCCTGCCGCGCCGCGACGCCGTGATGTGGTCGGCCGCGGCGTACCGCTCCACGGTGACCGGGCCGTCGAGCAGCGGGTGCCCGCACCGGACGACCCCCACGTTCTCGTCGCGGAACAGCATCTCCGCCCGCGTCCCGGGCGCCGGGTCGGACACGACTCCGATCTCCAGGTCCACGGCGCCCTCCCGCAGCAGCAGCGAGTCGCCCGGCCCCTCGGGGACGAGCCGCAGGACGACGCCGGGGGCGGCGGTGCGCACGTGCTCCAGGAGGCGGCGGCCGACGGTCGTGTGCAGCGCGTCGTCGGCGAGGAGTGTGAAGGTGCGCTCCAGGGTCTCGGGGCGGACGGCGCCGGCCGGGGTGAGGACGGCCTGCGCGCGCTCCACCAGTTCCCGCACCTCGGAGCGCAGGGCGATCGCGCGGGGCGTCGGCACCATGGCGTGCCCGGACCTGACGAGCACCGGGTCGCCCAGCGCCTTGCGGATGCGGCCGAGGGCGCGGCTCATCGCCGGGCTGGACAGGCTCAGCCGGTGCGCGGCGCCCGCGACGCTCCGCTCCTCCAGCAGCGCGTCGAGGGCGATCAGGAGGTTGAGATCGAGCCGCCCCGAAGTCGATTGCATGACGTGCACTTTCCCCTTGTCCAGAGTGCATTTGAAGTCAATCCGCAGCGGTGCCACGGTACCCGGTATGACCGTTCTCGCACCGCCCAGGACCTCGCCGCCGGACGCCCCGGCCACCGCGCGGCGCGGCGTCCTGCCGCTGATGTACGCCTCCGTGATCCTCTGCGTCGCCCTCGTGGCGGCCGTGAACCTGGCCCTGCCCGAACTGGCCGCCGACTCCCTCCGCCCCACGTCCACCCAGCTCCTGTGGACCGTGGACGCCTACGTCATCGTCTTCGCCTGCCTCCTCATACCGGCCGGTGCCCTCGGGGACCGGCGGGGCCGCAAGGGGGCGCTGCTCACCGGCCTCGGCGTCATGGCGGCCGGCTGCCTGCTGTCCGCGCTGGCCCCGGGACCGTGGTTCCTCGTCGCGGCCCGTGCCCTGACCGGCGCCGGGGCCGCGCTCGTCATGCCGGCGACCCTGTCGCTCGCGCTCCAGGTCTCGCCCGGACGCAGGCCGCAGACCATCGCGGCGTGGACGGCCGCCACCGGCGTCGCCGGGATGGTGGGCAACCTCGGCGGCGGACTCGTCCTGCAATACCTGCCCTGGCGCGGCCTG
Proteins encoded:
- a CDS encoding LysR family transcriptional regulator, which codes for MQSTSGRLDLNLLIALDALLEERSVAGAAHRLSLSSPAMSRALGRIRKALGDPVLVRSGHAMVPTPRAIALRSEVRELVERAQAVLTPAGAVRPETLERTFTLLADDALHTTVGRRLLEHVRTAAPGVVLRLVPEGPGDSLLLREGAVDLEIGVVSDPAPGTRAEMLFRDENVGVVRCGHPLLDGPVTVERYAAADHITASRRGRLHGPIDDLLAERGLRRRVVASVPTLTSALLLASSTDLVARTARRLPGDQTRRLGLATFPIPLDLPGLVISQAWHARFDADPAHRWLRACVRRIAASLPDGGDDGVASSRG